One genomic region from Sphingobacterium sp. UGAL515B_05 encodes:
- a CDS encoding 8-amino-7-oxononanoate synthase, which produces MNNFTHLEQPTGRVIVVGGKEYLFFGGTSYLGLATDKAYTSIFIEGIQRYGINNGTSRNNNVQQAIFDQAEEYAAKRFGFEASLLLSSGYLATQFLVRTLATEGEVLYAPACHPSLWLDKKPVATGHFVEWANATIEYINHSAQTSFIIVSNSLDNMRPELYDFTVFNRIDPDKKIILLLDDSHGIGVLRKNSISLDKSIFQQTNIELIVVASLAKGLATDAGLILADGERIKYLKRSNFYTGASPSSPASLYAFVHGELIYLQQFEKLQDNIDSFKAHMESGLNAVADFPVFSSMDTGLYARLMNAGILVSSFPYPLATDPLLNRIVVNAHHTKADLDQLSHAIGIY; this is translated from the coding sequence ATGAATAATTTTACGCATTTAGAACAACCAACAGGTCGCGTTATTGTGGTCGGCGGTAAGGAATATCTTTTTTTTGGTGGAACTTCCTATCTAGGGCTGGCGACAGATAAAGCATATACTTCTATTTTCATAGAAGGTATACAGCGCTATGGTATCAACAACGGCACTTCACGAAATAATAATGTGCAACAGGCCATATTTGATCAAGCCGAAGAATATGCAGCAAAGCGTTTTGGTTTTGAAGCAAGCCTGTTGCTCTCCAGTGGATATCTGGCAACGCAATTTCTTGTAAGAACCTTGGCAACCGAAGGAGAAGTATTGTATGCTCCTGCTTGTCACCCTTCTTTATGGCTAGATAAGAAGCCCGTCGCAACTGGGCATTTTGTTGAGTGGGCCAATGCAACGATCGAGTATATCAATCATTCAGCCCAAACATCATTTATCATCGTTAGCAACAGCTTGGACAATATGCGGCCAGAATTGTACGATTTCACTGTTTTCAATCGTATTGATCCGGACAAAAAGATTATACTCCTCTTAGACGATTCTCACGGAATAGGAGTTTTGCGCAAGAATAGCATTTCATTGGATAAAAGTATTTTTCAGCAAACTAATATCGAACTGATCGTCGTCGCATCCTTGGCAAAAGGCCTGGCAACAGATGCTGGATTGATTTTGGCCGATGGGGAACGGATCAAGTATCTCAAGCGATCAAACTTTTATACAGGGGCTTCTCCAAGTTCACCAGCGAGCTTATATGCATTTGTTCATGGAGAGCTGATCTATCTACAGCAATTCGAAAAGCTGCAGGATAATATTGATTCCTTCAAAGCCCATATGGAGTCTGGATTAAACGCTGTTGCTGATTTTCCGGTCTTTTCTTCAATGGATACGGGCCTTTATGCGAGGCTGATGAATGCTGGAATACTGGTTTCAAGTTTTCCTTATCCCCTCGCTACAGACCCTCTATTAAATCGGATTGTGGTAAACGCGCACCATACCAAAGCAGATTTGGACCAGCTGAGTCATGCAATTGGCATATATTGA
- a CDS encoding HU family DNA-binding protein — protein MTKAEIIAEISTKTGLEKVDVQETVEAFFKVVKNAMIGGENVYVRGFGSFVVKKRAEKTARNISKNTAIIIPEHFVPSFKPAKIFVEKVKNGNK, from the coding sequence ATGACTAAAGCAGAAATTATTGCAGAAATCTCTACCAAAACTGGCTTAGAGAAGGTAGATGTTCAAGAAACCGTAGAGGCGTTCTTTAAAGTTGTCAAAAACGCAATGATCGGAGGAGAAAATGTATATGTAAGAGGTTTTGGTAGCTTCGTAGTCAAAAAAAGAGCTGAGAAGACTGCAAGAAACATTTCAAAAAATACAGCAATCATTATCCCTGAACACTTTGTTCCTAGTTTCAAGCCAGCTAAAATTTTCGTAGAGAAAGTAAAGAATGGCAATAAATAA
- a CDS encoding carboxypeptidase-like regulatory domain-containing protein, translating into MKLLLTLLFLSITIVSAQSILKGKVLGKNGKPIYLANVYIEGTYDGGTTDSLGNFLFETSEQGTKIIKASVVGLPTYHRPIQLPQKELLIIQMQESENRLQEVTIQAGVLQANSSGKNTVMSPLDIVTTAGSMGNIISALATLPGAQVGGENGRLMVHGGDASETQTYINGIRVAQPYTATPNEVPVRGRFSPMLFKGVNFSTGGYSAEFGNALSSILALNTENTIEQPKTELSLSSVGLGLGHTVQWGKNSLTFNSSYTNLKPYSKIITPDIKWTKPYENASGEMIYRHQFKEGFLNIYGAYNFENMGLYQTDINYEQPVPLKKKSNNAYANISYSQNLGNRWTLQSGIGLGYLTDKLHYDDVYLPNEEKSLHVKGTLSKIWNNKIKSIGGIEYFDTNYQEEYHRQTLGYSYGYHSKMTAVFTETTFGIFPNLIGKIGLRETSSNLQAKSTLEPRASLGYALNKYTQLSLAYGNFHQQAPTTLLKYAPQLDWMEANHYIANYFYSRGGHLLRLEAYHKKYNNLAKYNSITPKYDSQYDNNGSGKVKGFDLFYKNSSSIKNLQYWISYSYTDSKRNEANYPTTVTPPYVYKHSFYIVGKYWLSSLRSQLSLTNSFVSGRNYNDPNQTVFMNGRTKGYNSLSMSWSFLYSQQKIIHFSVSSVLGASPIYGYQYADRPNSQGIYDRRPIVPTAKRFVFLGYFWTISKNEKDNQLDNL; encoded by the coding sequence ATGAAGCTGTTATTAACCTTACTATTTTTAAGTATTACCATCGTATCGGCGCAGTCCATCTTGAAAGGGAAAGTGCTGGGCAAAAACGGCAAACCTATATATTTAGCCAATGTTTATATTGAAGGCACCTATGATGGTGGCACCACCGATTCGCTTGGAAATTTCTTGTTTGAGACCAGTGAGCAAGGTACTAAAATCATTAAAGCATCTGTTGTGGGCCTCCCAACATATCACAGGCCTATCCAGCTACCTCAAAAAGAATTGCTGATTATTCAAATGCAAGAAAGTGAGAATCGCTTACAGGAAGTCACGATTCAGGCAGGGGTACTACAAGCCAATAGCTCCGGAAAAAACACGGTAATGAGTCCATTGGATATTGTCACTACGGCAGGCAGTATGGGAAACATCATCAGCGCACTGGCAACATTGCCCGGAGCACAGGTTGGGGGAGAGAATGGACGTCTTATGGTTCACGGTGGAGATGCTTCCGAAACACAGACCTACATCAATGGAATCAGAGTAGCCCAACCCTACACCGCAACACCAAACGAGGTTCCTGTAAGGGGCAGGTTTTCGCCCATGCTCTTTAAAGGCGTGAATTTCTCTACAGGCGGCTATTCTGCAGAATTTGGTAATGCGCTGTCCAGCATTCTAGCGCTAAACACCGAAAATACCATAGAGCAGCCCAAAACAGAGCTTTCGCTATCTTCCGTTGGATTAGGGCTAGGACATACCGTACAATGGGGCAAAAACTCCCTCACCTTCAACAGCAGTTATACAAACTTAAAACCCTATTCCAAAATTATTACACCAGATATAAAATGGACGAAACCCTATGAAAACGCTTCTGGAGAAATGATCTATCGCCATCAGTTTAAAGAAGGTTTTCTAAATATTTATGGGGCTTACAATTTCGAAAATATGGGACTTTACCAAACGGACATCAATTATGAGCAACCCGTCCCATTGAAAAAGAAATCCAACAATGCCTACGCCAACATCAGCTACAGTCAGAATTTGGGGAACCGATGGACACTCCAGTCTGGTATTGGCCTAGGCTACCTGACCGATAAGCTGCATTACGATGACGTTTACCTCCCTAATGAAGAAAAGAGTCTTCACGTAAAAGGAACGCTAAGTAAGATCTGGAACAATAAGATTAAAAGTATCGGAGGAATAGAATATTTCGACACGAATTATCAAGAAGAATATCACCGACAAACCCTTGGCTATAGCTATGGTTATCATAGCAAGATGACCGCTGTATTTACGGAAACTACCTTCGGCATCTTCCCGAACTTAATCGGGAAGATCGGCTTACGAGAAACTTCCTCCAATTTGCAGGCGAAGAGCACGTTAGAACCGAGGGCTTCGCTGGGCTATGCATTAAATAAATATACGCAGCTATCACTTGCTTACGGGAACTTCCATCAGCAGGCGCCAACAACGCTGTTAAAATATGCTCCACAACTTGACTGGATGGAGGCCAATCATTATATCGCAAATTATTTCTATTCGCGTGGAGGGCACTTACTTCGCTTAGAAGCCTATCACAAAAAATATAACAATTTGGCAAAATACAACAGTATAACTCCAAAATATGACAGCCAATATGACAATAACGGAAGCGGTAAGGTCAAAGGCTTTGACTTATTTTATAAAAACAGCAGTAGCATCAAAAACCTCCAATACTGGATTTCATATTCCTATACAGACAGTAAGAGAAATGAAGCGAACTATCCGACGACAGTCACTCCCCCTTATGTTTACAAACACAGTTTCTATATCGTTGGAAAATACTGGCTATCAAGCCTCCGTTCACAGCTCAGTTTGACAAATTCGTTTGTATCCGGCAGAAATTACAATGATCCCAACCAAACAGTATTCATGAATGGCCGTACAAAAGGCTACAATAGCCTGTCTATGAGTTGGTCATTTCTTTACAGCCAGCAAAAAATTATCCATTTCTCCGTCAGTAGTGTTCTTGGCGCTAGCCCAATCTATGGGTATCAATATGCAGACCGGCCAAATTCACAAGGAATCTACGACCGTAGACCGATTGTCCCTACTGCCAAACGCTTTGTATTTCTAGGCTATTTTTGGACAATCAGTAAAAATGAAAAAGACAATCAATTGGACAATCTATAA
- a CDS encoding tetratricopeptide repeat protein: MAKTKQIIVIGSVVALVAVLLAQPIKGLVNKEKQTAAASESKPSNEVNLENISSMTKQGLDASLVKEISDIEGQVAKASGEDKIKLLQQLANKWDDVAKPAPQAFIYEEMAKVSPKFEYWLKAGNAYRAAYTNLQDSTLAQALNQNAIHAYEAALKANTSSLDAKTGLGAAMVSGTNNPMAGIALLREVVAADPKNLEANKTLGLFSLQSRQFDKAIERFKTVIDQKPDAESYFYLATGYENIGMKKEAVTAFQKSKELAADPSLSQFIDRKIAELSK; the protein is encoded by the coding sequence ATGGCAAAAACCAAACAGATAATAGTAATAGGATCAGTAGTAGCCTTGGTTGCTGTGCTTTTAGCACAGCCTATTAAAGGTTTGGTGAACAAAGAAAAACAAACTGCTGCAGCATCTGAGTCGAAGCCTTCCAATGAAGTAAATTTGGAAAATATATCTTCGATGACAAAACAAGGTTTAGATGCTAGTTTAGTCAAAGAAATTTCCGATATTGAGGGCCAAGTTGCAAAAGCTTCTGGAGAGGATAAGATAAAGCTGTTGCAACAGTTGGCAAATAAGTGGGATGATGTCGCAAAACCAGCCCCTCAGGCTTTCATCTATGAGGAAATGGCAAAGGTTTCACCGAAGTTTGAATATTGGTTGAAAGCAGGTAATGCTTATCGTGCCGCTTATACAAATTTGCAAGATTCTACTTTAGCCCAAGCGTTAAATCAAAATGCTATTCATGCATATGAGGCTGCGTTAAAAGCGAATACAAGTAGTTTGGATGCAAAAACAGGATTGGGTGCCGCAATGGTGTCAGGAACGAACAACCCTATGGCAGGTATTGCCTTATTGCGAGAAGTCGTTGCTGCCGATCCTAAAAACTTAGAAGCAAACAAAACTTTGGGATTGTTTTCATTACAATCCCGTCAGTTTGACAAAGCTATCGAGCGTTTTAAGACCGTTATCGATCAAAAACCCGATGCTGAGTCATACTTTTACTTAGCCACAGGCTATGAAAATATTGGGATGAAAAAGGAAGCCGTTA
- a CDS encoding D-2-hydroxyacid dehydrogenase family protein: MRITILDDYQDAVRKLDCFKILDGHDVQILKQSYSDPALLAEKLSDTEALVLIRERTRITEDLLSQLPKLKLISQTGKISNHLDLAVCSRFHVAVAESMGSPVAPAELTWLLIMNALRGLPKALSDMDKGLWQTNIGDCVAGKTIGIWSYGKIGKRIAQYAKAFGAQVIVWGSENSREEAVRDGFLAAVSKSDFFHFSDVVTLHLRLVPETRGVVKLEDLRSMKPTALFVNTSRAELVEEGALLTALETGVPGMAAVDVYESEPIFDPNYPLLQLPNVLCTPHIGYVEKNGYEQLFRLAFENIVAFSGGDPQHIANPEVLTR, from the coding sequence ATGCGAATAACCATTTTAGATGACTATCAAGACGCTGTCCGAAAGTTGGACTGTTTCAAAATTCTTGATGGTCACGATGTCCAAATATTGAAACAGTCCTATTCAGATCCGGCTTTACTGGCCGAAAAATTGAGCGATACGGAAGCGCTAGTGCTCATCAGAGAACGGACGCGAATTACAGAAGACCTGTTGTCTCAGCTTCCCAAACTAAAGTTAATTAGCCAGACGGGCAAAATTTCAAACCATTTGGATTTGGCTGTTTGTAGCCGTTTCCATGTGGCTGTTGCTGAAAGTATGGGCTCTCCTGTTGCTCCGGCTGAATTGACCTGGCTTTTGATCATGAATGCCCTCCGTGGTTTACCTAAGGCTCTTTCAGATATGGACAAAGGCCTCTGGCAAACGAACATAGGAGATTGTGTCGCCGGGAAAACAATAGGGATATGGAGCTATGGAAAAATAGGGAAGCGAATAGCGCAATATGCAAAGGCTTTTGGTGCACAAGTAATTGTTTGGGGAAGCGAAAATTCCCGAGAGGAAGCTGTAAGAGACGGCTTTTTAGCTGCTGTCAGTAAATCCGATTTTTTTCATTTTTCTGATGTTGTTACTTTACACCTTAGGTTAGTGCCTGAGACGCGAGGTGTCGTAAAGCTCGAAGATCTCCGGTCTATGAAGCCGACTGCGCTTTTTGTCAATACCTCTCGTGCTGAGTTGGTTGAAGAGGGGGCACTATTGACCGCGCTCGAGACCGGTGTTCCGGGGATGGCTGCGGTAGATGTCTATGAGTCCGAACCAATCTTTGACCCGAACTATCCATTATTGCAGTTGCCAAATGTACTTTGTACGCCACATATTGGCTATGTGGAGAAAAATGGTTACGAACAATTATTTAGACTTGCTTTTGAGAATATTGTAGCCTTTTCCGGGGGCGATCCACAGCATATCGCTAACCCCGAAGTTTTGACCCGCTAA